The genomic window TACCATTACGAGAACGCGCTGCTCGCTCTGCATGCTGGCAAGCACGTCTGTTGCGAGAAACCGTTCACCATCAATGCTGCACAGACCGAGCATCTGATCAAAGTGGCTCGTGCCAAAAACGTGTTTTTGATGGAGGCCGTATggttgcgcttcttcccGATCGTGCTCGAGATCCAACGGCTAATTCATAAGGAGCGCATCCTCGGCGATGTGAGAAGGGTGTATAGCGATTTCGGTCTGCAGTTCAAACCGGATCCGAAGCACCGACTGTTCAATCCGGAATTGGGTGGTGGAGCactgctcgatctgggcATCTATGCGTTGACCTGGCAGATGCTGACCCTGTACCAAGATCCGCGAAACCACCTTTGTGCACCAGAGGTCAAAGGCTCGATCATCAAATCAGCGCTGACAGGTGTCGATGAATTCACTACGATCCTTCTGAATTTTCCTACGGCTCGTACACAGGGCATTGCAACCACCAACATGTCGATCCGCTCCTCGGACAAATACGTCGTCCTCATTCAAGGAACCCTCGCGGACCTCTCGGTCGCATGGCCTCCGTACAGACCCGAAAGCTTCACCATCCATCAAAAGGATGCCGACGGAGCATACACTGGCATCCAAGAAACAAAACACTTCGCCATCCCAGGCCACGGAATGTTCTGGGAAGCAGACGCATGCGCACGTGCCATCAGAGACGCCAAGCTGCAAGAACCCACATGTTCCTGGGCCGAATCCACTCTCACCATGCAGATCATGGACCAGGTCAGGTACGACAACCACTTTCGATATCCAGACCACTTGGAAGCTACCCAAGACAATTAGCTGCCCAACTCATGATTCGAAACGGCGTAGTTTTTGTGATTCTAGGTTAATTTCTGATGTTCCGGATCCGGTACTATTGACGGCGTACAGTGTATAATAAATTGACgtggcgagacgagacgagaaACCAAAacaaaatcacgaatatagAGtgcgactcacgactagcTGCTTGAAAGCGATCCGATCACTGCCTTCCGACGAATCTGCTGAACCACTCTGTCCAGCCGATGGCGACGCTGTTGCCGCCAGCTGCACGATCGATGGTGCTCTTCAACCTGTCGTAGTACTCGGGCATACTTTTAGGCTTGAGCATGTTCTCTGGTAGTGCATACTTGAGCTGTACCTTGttctccttgagctcgcgcagcaaagcaaggcTCTTTTTGGCGTACTCGAACTCGGCCTTTGTCAGACATTTCGTTGCGGCCACAGCATCGCGTGGCGAGATGGCTGAATTCTTTGCGTGAACCTGTTCCGGATCAAGCGACGCCTGAGATTGGGCGCTGAGAAGCGCAGTTTGGGCGGCAGCGCGGATCGATGCTCCAAAATCGATCTCTGGTCGCAGCGCATCCTTCGGCCACGACTGTGCAAGCTCGATAAAGTGCGTGTACAGCGTCTGGATCTCGTCCGCGCTAGCCTGAGCCACAGCAGTCGAGCATCGAGTAGACGACGAAAACGCACGCACCTGCTggttctgctgctgctgctgacccGCTGCTCCAGCGTGCGCACGAGCGTCGACCGACGAGGAGTGCGTCGATCGCTGCACCTGATCGCGTACAACCAGCAGACACGACTCGATGATGTCGACCGCCTTATCCACCTGTTCCCTAGTCACGGTCAAGCTGGGCAGAATCCTGATGGTATCCGATCCAGCGGTGAGGATCAGCAGTCCACGCtgacgagcgagctgcACCACCTTGGCCGCATGAGAAGCGTCTTTGGTGCTGATACCGGCAATGAGACCTTTGCCACGCGGACTGGGTTTGCCAGCGCTGggatcgtcgagcagcaggtCGGGGAACATGGCGACCAAATTTTTCAGACGACCGAACAGTGCCTGCGACGACTCTTTCATCGATTCACCCAACTCGTTGCTCGAAAGACGCCCAAGAACGTGGTGCGCAATACGGCTGGTCAGCGGTCCACCACCGAACGTCGTACCGTGGTCGCCGACAGCGATCAGGCTCGCCACGCTGTCACGCATGAGCACTGCACCAATAGGGAAGCCGTTGGCGAGCGGCTTGGCCATGGTCACCATGTCCGGGTGCGCACAAGTGGGGTAGTCGCTGTGACACCACAGCGTTCCAGTACGGAAGAGACCACATTGGATCTCGTCGTAGATGAGCATGGCGCCCACCTCGTCGCATCTCTTCCTAAGCGCTTGCAGGAACTCGAGCGAGGCAGGATAGATCCCACCTTCTCCCTGAACCGGCTCTACAATGACACCGGCCGTTGTTTCGTCAATGAGTGTCTCGACACCAGCAACGTCGTTGTAAGTACCAGTGCGGACGTCTCCGATCAGAGGAGCAAACGGAGCCTGGTACTTGGGGTTGGGCGTCATGGCAAGCGCACCCATCGTTCTGCCGTGGAAAGCATTGGTGAAGCTGACAAGACCCGTCTTTTGGGAGCTGCCTTTGTTCGCGTGgttcttggcagccttCCTGGCAAACTTGAGTGCGGCCTCGTTAGCCTCGGTACCCGAGTTGGCCAAAAACACCTTGAGGCCGGCTGTGCCGTTGTCTTGGGGCTTGGAGCCCTTTTGGAATCCGAGACCACCCAGCTGGTGCGTCAAGGTGACCATGCGATCCGCGAGCTCACCCGACCATTCGTTGTGGTACAAGTTGCTGGCATGCACGAGCTTGGCGCTCTGTTCGGCAgcgatctcggcgatcTTAGGATCGGCATGGCCGAGCGAGTTGACGGCGATACCGGAGGAGAAGTCGAGATATTTGCGTTCCGTGTGGCCGGCGTTGGTGTTGGGATCGGCGGCAGCGTAGAGGTCCAGACCGTTGCCACGGGTAAAGATGAGTTGAGGACGAGAGTAGGTGGCCAGGACCGAGTGTGAAAAACGGTCAAGCGTGTCGGCGATCTTGGAGCCTCGAGAAGCGTCGCCGTCTGGATGCGAGAGCGAAATGTAGTCTGCACAGGGCTTCTTTGTGGAGCTAGCGGCGTGTGTGGCAAGCAGGCGGGCTGGCTGTCGCAGCACTCGACCAGCGACAGGTCGCCTCATCGCGGATGAGAGGACGACGCGAGTGGCAAACATGCTGAAATGTCCGCAGTGGCCACACTGCAAAGCAATGCTCGGTAGATATGTACGTGGTGTGCGG from Mycosarcoma maydis chromosome 16, whole genome shotgun sequence includes these protein-coding regions:
- a CDS encoding uncharacterized protein (related to dimeric dihydrodiol dehydrogenase), whose protein sequence is MSAAPYECKWGILATGGIAQTFCKDLLIDPSTRSVSDVRHTIVAAASSTSASRAAEFLDNVGVARNTARAYGSYTELVSDPNVSIIYIATPHTYHYENALLALHAGKHVCCEKPFTINAAQTEHLIKVARAKNVFLMEAVWLRFFPIVLEIQRLIHKERILGDVRRVYSDFGLQFKPDPKHRLFNPELGGGALLDLGIYALTWQMLTLYQDPRNHLCAPEVKGSIIKSALTGVDEFTTILLNFPTARTQGIATTNMSIRSSDKYVVLIQGTLADLSVAWPPYRPESFTIHQKDADGAYTGIQETKHFAIPGHGMFWEADACARAIRDAKLQEPTCSWAESTLTMQIMDQVRYDNHFRYPDHLEATQDN
- a CDS encoding acetylornithine transaminase (related to acetylornithine aminotransferase precursor); this translates as MFATRVVLSSAMRRPVAGRVLRQPARLLATHAASSTKKPCADYISLSHPDGDASRGSKIADTLDRFSHSVLATYSRPQLIFTRGNGLDLYAAADPNTNAGHTERKYLDFSSGIAVNSLGHADPKIAEIAAEQSAKLVHASNLYHNEWSGELADRMVTLTHQLGGLGFQKGSKPQDNGTAGLKVFLANSGTEANEAALKFARKAAKNHANKGSSQKTGLVSFTNAFHGRTMGALAMTPNPKYQAPFAPLIGDVRTGTYNDVAGVETLIDETTAGVIVEPVQGEGGIYPASLEFLQALRKRCDEVGAMLIYDEIQCGLFRTGTLWCHSDYPTCAHPDMVTMAKPLANGFPIGAVLMRDSVASLIAVGDHGTTFGGGPLTSRIAHHVLGRLSSNELGESMKESSQALFGRLKNLVAMFPDLLLDDPSAGKPSPRGKGLIAGISTKDASHAAKVVQLARQRGLLILTAGSDTIRILPSLTVTREQVDKAVDIIESCLLVVRDQVQRSTHSSSVDARAHAGAAGQQQQQNQQVRAFSSSTRCSTAVAQASADEIQTLYTHFIELAQSWPKDALRPEIDFGASIRAAAQTALLSAQSQASLDPEQVHAKNSAISPRDAVAATKCLTKAEFEYAKKSLALLRELKENKVQLKYALPENMLKPKSMPEYYDRLKSTIDRAAGGNSVAIGWTEWFSRFVGRQ